In a genomic window of Bordetella petrii:
- the fba gene encoding class II fructose-bisphosphate aldolase (catalyzes the reversible aldol condensation of dihydroxyacetonephosphate and glyceraldehyde 3-phosphate in the Calvin cycle, glycolysis, and/or gluconeogenesis), whose amino-acid sequence MALVSMRQLLDHAAEHGYGIPAFNVNNLEQVQAIMEAAAETDSPVIMQASAGARKYAGEGFLKYLIQAAVESYPHIPVVMHQDHGQSPKVCQGAIDLGFSSVMMDGSLEEDGKTIADYDYNVDVTKKVVDIAHKLGVTVEGELGCLGSLETMKGDKEDGHGAEGTMTREQLLTDPEQAADFVRKTQLDALAIAIGTSHGAYKFTRKPTGDILSISRIKEIHARLPNTHLVMHGSSSVPQELLAEIREFGGDMKETYGVPVEEIQEAIKFGVRKVNIDTDIRLAMTGAIRRFFAENPSKFDPREYLKPARAAAKAICVQRYTQFGTAGNASKIKPLPLTEMAQQYAAGKLTQVVQ is encoded by the coding sequence ATGGCCCTAGTTTCCATGCGCCAGTTGCTCGACCACGCCGCCGAGCACGGCTACGGCATTCCCGCGTTCAACGTCAACAACCTGGAACAGGTTCAGGCCATCATGGAAGCCGCCGCCGAGACCGACAGCCCGGTGATCATGCAGGCCTCGGCCGGCGCGCGCAAATACGCGGGCGAAGGGTTCCTGAAGTACCTGATCCAGGCCGCGGTGGAATCCTATCCGCACATTCCCGTGGTCATGCACCAAGACCACGGCCAGTCGCCCAAGGTCTGCCAGGGCGCCATCGATCTGGGCTTCTCCAGCGTCATGATGGACGGTTCGCTGGAAGAAGACGGCAAAACCATCGCCGACTACGACTACAACGTCGACGTCACCAAGAAGGTGGTCGACATTGCCCACAAGCTGGGCGTCACCGTCGAAGGCGAACTGGGCTGCCTGGGCTCGCTGGAAACCATGAAGGGCGACAAGGAAGACGGCCACGGCGCCGAAGGCACCATGACCCGCGAGCAACTGCTCACCGACCCCGAGCAGGCCGCCGATTTCGTGCGCAAGACCCAGCTCGACGCGCTGGCCATCGCCATCGGCACCAGCCATGGCGCCTACAAGTTCACTCGCAAGCCCACCGGCGACATCCTGTCGATTTCGCGCATCAAGGAAATCCACGCCCGCCTGCCCAATACCCACCTGGTCATGCACGGCAGCTCCAGCGTGCCGCAAGAGCTGCTGGCCGAAATTCGCGAATTCGGCGGCGACATGAAAGAAACCTACGGCGTGCCCGTGGAAGAAATCCAGGAAGCCATCAAGTTCGGCGTGCGCAAGGTCAACATCGATACCGACATCCGCCTGGCCATGACCGGCGCCATTCGCCGCTTCTTCGCCGAAAACCCCAGCAAGTTCGACCCGCGCGAATACCTGAAGCCGGCGCGCGCCGCCGCCAAGGCCATTTGCGTGCAGCGCTACACGCAGTTCGGCACTGCGGGCAACGCCAGCAAGATCAAGCCGCTGCCGCTGACCGAAATGGCCCAGCAATACGCGGCCGGCAAGCTGACCCAGGTCGTGCAGTAA
- a CDS encoding GFA family protein has translation MLRGSCLCSRVAYEISGPLTQALNCHCEMCRKAHGAAFRTRATVQAKDFAWTRGENEVTWYSSSPGNYRGFCSACGTPLLSRFDQNPAAYGLPLGALDDNPGIKATCHVHVASKAPWHDITDDLPQYPDAGPGQE, from the coding sequence ATGCTGAGAGGATCCTGCCTGTGCAGCCGCGTGGCCTATGAGATTTCCGGCCCGTTGACCCAGGCGCTGAACTGCCATTGCGAAATGTGCCGCAAGGCCCATGGCGCGGCGTTCCGCACGCGCGCCACCGTCCAGGCGAAAGACTTCGCCTGGACGCGCGGTGAAAACGAGGTCACGTGGTACAGCTCGTCGCCCGGCAACTACCGCGGCTTCTGCAGCGCCTGCGGCACGCCACTGCTGTCGCGCTTTGACCAGAACCCCGCAGCCTACGGCCTGCCGCTGGGCGCCCTGGACGACAATCCCGGCATCAAGGCCACCTGCCACGTACACGTGGCCAGCAAGGCGCCCTGGCACGACATCACCGACGATCTGCCGCAGTACCCCGATGCGGGGCCCGGCCAGGAGTGA
- the infA gene encoding translation initiation factor IF-1 gives MAKEELIELDGIVDEVLPDSRYRVTLDNGIEVGAYASGRIRKHRIRILAGDRVTLEMSPYDLTKGRINFRHKDERAPHTSRPPQRRR, from the coding sequence ATGGCAAAAGAAGAACTGATCGAACTCGATGGCATCGTGGATGAAGTGCTGCCCGATAGCCGCTACCGCGTCACCCTGGACAACGGCATCGAAGTGGGCGCCTACGCCTCGGGCCGCATCCGCAAGCACCGCATCCGCATCCTGGCCGGCGACCGCGTCACCCTGGAAATGTCGCCCTACGACCTGACCAAAGGTCGCATCAACTTCCGCCACAAAGACGAGCGCGCGCCCCATACCTCGCGTCCGCCGCAACGCCGCCGCTAA
- a CDS encoding 4-carboxy-4-hydroxy-2-oxoadipate aldolase/oxaloacetate decarboxylase, with translation MSVVPSRQIAVRHIERAEAGVVARLGRAGVATAHEAQGRAGLLQPGMRPIYAGAAIAGSAVTVLAHPGDNWMLHVAAELCQPGDVLVVACSAENRDGMFGELLATSLRARGVAGLVIDAGCRDVQALTAMAFPVWSRAVSAKGTIKATPGSVNLPVVCAGALVHAGDVIVADDDGVCVVPRVQAAAVADACDTRLRKEAVNRARLAAGELGLDIYGMRPALERAGLVYVDHLSDLDTPPRP, from the coding sequence ATGAGCGTCGTGCCTTCGCGCCAGATAGCGGTGCGCCATATCGAGCGCGCCGAGGCCGGCGTGGTGGCGCGCCTGGGCCGGGCCGGCGTGGCCACCGCGCACGAGGCGCAAGGCCGCGCGGGGCTGCTGCAACCCGGCATGCGGCCCATTTACGCGGGCGCGGCCATTGCCGGCAGCGCGGTGACGGTGCTGGCGCACCCCGGCGACAATTGGATGCTGCACGTGGCGGCCGAGCTGTGCCAGCCCGGCGACGTGCTGGTGGTGGCCTGCAGCGCCGAGAACCGCGACGGCATGTTCGGTGAATTGCTCGCGACTTCGCTGCGCGCGCGCGGCGTGGCCGGGCTGGTCATCGACGCGGGCTGCCGCGATGTGCAGGCGCTGACGGCCATGGCGTTCCCGGTATGGTCGCGCGCCGTCTCGGCCAAGGGCACCATCAAGGCCACGCCGGGTTCGGTGAACCTGCCGGTAGTGTGCGCCGGCGCGCTGGTGCATGCAGGCGACGTGATCGTCGCCGACGACGACGGCGTATGCGTGGTGCCGCGCGTACAGGCGGCGGCGGTGGCCGATGCCTGCGACACGCGGCTGCGCAAAGAAGCCGTCAACCGCGCGCGCCTGGCGGCGGGCGAACTGGGACTGGATATTTATGGCATGCGCCCGGCGCTGGAGCGGGCGGGCCTGGTCTATGTAGACCACCTGTCCGACCTGGACACGCCGCCGCGGCCGTAG
- a CDS encoding PIG-L deacetylase family protein, translating to MQTSKHGLVVSAHSADFVWRAGGAIALYAQRGWTMTVVCLSFGERGESAKLWRQPGMTLERVKQDRRAEAERAAEVLGAQIRFLDLGDYPLRVSDEALFQLADIYRELRPAFVLTHSQRDPYNFDHPLATHVAQEARIIAQAHGPAPGEPVLGAPPVFLFEPHQPEQCEWKPQVLLDITEVWDKKRQAFELMAAQEHLWEYYTRVALQRGVQASRNSDAKIRYAEAYQRVFPQVTGELA from the coding sequence ATGCAAACATCGAAGCACGGCCTGGTGGTCAGCGCCCATTCGGCCGATTTCGTCTGGCGTGCCGGCGGGGCCATTGCCCTGTATGCGCAGCGTGGCTGGACGATGACCGTGGTGTGCCTGTCGTTCGGCGAACGCGGCGAATCGGCCAAGCTGTGGCGCCAGCCCGGCATGACGCTGGAGCGCGTCAAGCAGGACCGCCGCGCCGAGGCCGAACGCGCGGCCGAGGTGCTGGGGGCGCAAATCCGCTTTCTGGACCTGGGCGACTACCCGCTGCGCGTATCGGACGAGGCCCTGTTCCAATTGGCGGACATCTACCGCGAGTTGCGGCCGGCTTTCGTGCTGACGCATTCGCAGCGCGACCCGTACAACTTCGATCACCCCTTGGCCACGCACGTGGCGCAGGAGGCGCGCATCATCGCCCAGGCTCATGGCCCTGCGCCGGGTGAGCCGGTGCTGGGCGCGCCGCCCGTGTTCCTGTTCGAACCGCACCAGCCCGAGCAATGCGAATGGAAGCCGCAGGTGCTGCTGGACATTACCGAGGTGTGGGACAAGAAGCGCCAGGCCTTCGAGCTGATGGCGGCGCAGGAGCACCTGTGGGAATACTACACGCGCGTGGCCCTGCAGCGCGGCGTGCAGGCCTCGCGCAATTCGGATGCGAAGATCCGCTACGCCGAGGCCTACCAGCGGGTGTTCCCGCAAGTGACGGGGGAGCTGGCATGA
- a CDS encoding Bug family tripartite tricarboxylate transporter substrate binding protein, translating into MARDRQKKTYTGAWRGLAAALGLAGALAGTAAHAADFPSHPIRIVVPYAAGGGVDIVTRLVGEKMGEALGQPILVDNRPGAATNIGMGAVAQADPDGYTLLTASNTLASNASLFSKLSFDPAHDFTPVGSIGYAPLVVVVPQPSPAKSLKDLIAYGKAHPGTLTYASAGNGSSGHLASELLKAEGGFDALHVPYKGGAPAITDLLGQRIDFMSINPLEVISHIQAGKLRALAVLNAQPAALLPGVPTTASLGLPHAVATVWWGLVGPRGLPEPVVRRLNGALQKALNDPAVQKRLSELGAVPTPGAAAQFGTFVAGETAKWSKVIKQAGIKAD; encoded by the coding sequence ATGGCACGAGACCGCCAGAAAAAAACCTATACCGGCGCCTGGCGCGGCCTGGCCGCCGCCCTGGGGCTGGCCGGCGCCCTGGCCGGCACGGCCGCCCACGCCGCCGACTTTCCATCCCACCCGATCCGCATCGTGGTGCCGTATGCCGCCGGCGGCGGCGTGGACATCGTGACCCGGCTGGTGGGCGAGAAAATGGGCGAGGCGCTGGGCCAGCCCATCCTTGTCGACAACCGTCCGGGCGCCGCCACCAACATCGGCATGGGCGCGGTGGCGCAGGCCGACCCCGACGGCTACACGCTGCTGACGGCATCCAATACGCTGGCCAGCAATGCATCGCTGTTTTCCAAGCTGAGTTTCGATCCTGCCCACGACTTCACTCCGGTGGGCAGCATCGGCTACGCGCCGCTGGTTGTGGTGGTGCCGCAGCCGTCGCCCGCCAAGAGCTTGAAGGACCTCATTGCCTACGGCAAGGCGCATCCCGGTACGCTGACCTATGCGTCGGCCGGCAACGGCAGTTCCGGTCACCTGGCCAGCGAGCTGCTGAAGGCCGAAGGCGGCTTCGACGCGCTGCACGTGCCGTACAAGGGCGGAGCGCCGGCCATTACCGACTTGCTGGGCCAGCGCATCGATTTCATGTCGATCAACCCGCTGGAGGTGATTTCGCACATCCAGGCCGGCAAGCTGCGCGCGCTGGCTGTGCTGAATGCCCAGCCGGCGGCGCTGCTGCCCGGCGTGCCCACTACGGCCTCGCTGGGTCTGCCGCATGCGGTGGCCACGGTGTGGTGGGGCCTGGTCGGCCCGCGCGGCCTGCCCGAGCCGGTGGTGCGGCGCCTGAATGGCGCCTTGCAAAAGGCGTTGAATGACCCCGCGGTGCAGAAGCGCCTGTCCGAGCTGGGGGCGGTGCCCACGCCGGGCGCGGCCGCGCAGTTCGGCACGTTCGTGGCCGGCGAGACCGCGAAATGGAGCAAGGTGATCAAGCAGGCCGGCATCAAGGCCGATTGA
- a CDS encoding LysR substrate-binding domain-containing protein: MDFRQLRYFVAVAEELSFSGAARRLHVSQPPLSLQIKALEEELGSVLLNRNNRKVELTEAGTLFLEQARRALAYLERAGDVVRQAARGEAGELRVSFTASVPMFEAFPQIVQAFRARHPGARADLIHLSTGQQLRALADKSVDIGFLRPSPLFEPPANIAVAQLWTDRLVAVLPAGHALARRPGPLPMAALADESFILFPRGLGCGLFEHVTVLASRAGFAPHVRQEAREGATIIGLVAAGMGISVLPDTYMKTGIPGVTYCALDTRDAASRVLLAYRADDAAPLLRRFRETALTGV; this comes from the coding sequence ATGGATTTCCGCCAACTCCGCTATTTTGTCGCGGTGGCCGAAGAGCTCAGCTTCAGCGGCGCCGCGCGCCGCCTGCATGTCAGCCAGCCGCCGCTCAGCCTGCAGATCAAGGCGCTGGAAGAAGAACTGGGCTCGGTGCTGCTGAACCGCAACAACCGCAAGGTAGAACTCACCGAGGCGGGCACGCTGTTCCTGGAACAGGCACGTCGTGCCCTGGCCTACCTGGAACGCGCCGGCGACGTGGTGCGCCAGGCCGCGCGCGGCGAAGCCGGCGAACTGCGCGTCTCGTTCACCGCATCGGTGCCCATGTTCGAGGCCTTTCCGCAGATCGTGCAGGCTTTCCGCGCGCGCCACCCGGGCGCGCGGGCCGACCTGATCCACCTGTCTACCGGACAGCAGTTGCGCGCGCTGGCCGACAAGAGCGTGGACATCGGCTTCCTGCGCCCGTCGCCCCTGTTCGAGCCGCCGGCCAACATTGCCGTGGCTCAGCTGTGGACCGACCGCCTGGTGGCGGTGCTGCCCGCCGGCCACGCCCTGGCGCGCCGGCCCGGGCCGCTGCCCATGGCCGCGCTGGCCGACGAGTCGTTCATTCTGTTTCCGCGCGGGCTGGGCTGCGGCCTGTTCGAGCATGTGACGGTGCTGGCCAGCCGCGCCGGTTTCGCCCCCCATGTGCGGCAAGAGGCCCGAGAAGGCGCCACCATCATCGGCCTGGTGGCGGCGGGCATGGGCATTTCGGTGCTGCCTGACACCTATATGAAAACCGGCATCCCGGGCGTGACGTACTGTGCGCTGGATACGCGCGACGCCGCCAGCCGCGTGCTGCTGGCCTACCGCGCCGACGATGCCGCGCCGCTGCTGCGGCGCTTTCGCGAGACCGCGCTTACGGGCGTTTGA
- a CDS encoding M23 family metallopeptidase produces MGRVAGRLVLLAAACAVAAAAHAQGYISRKLDVPVPGGVAVVALGTAERAPQASYGGHRVMVLRDSDGQWIAVVGIALDAKPGRHTLQVQGGAPVAFQVGSKEYAAQHIKLKNRRQVTPDPDDLKRIERELDLQLAAYAAFRDGVIPSNVMLDPPVSGRLSSPFGLRRFFNGQERNPHSGLDFAVPAGTPVRAPAAGRVVLVGNYFFNGNTVFVDHGQGFISMFCHLSSIDVKVGDEVARGAVVGKVGSTGRATGPHLHWNVSLNATRVDPAIFIGAVKRP; encoded by the coding sequence CTGGGTCGCGTGGCCGGCCGGCTGGTCTTGCTGGCCGCGGCCTGTGCCGTTGCCGCGGCCGCGCATGCGCAGGGCTATATCAGCCGCAAGCTCGACGTGCCGGTGCCCGGCGGGGTCGCGGTCGTGGCGCTGGGCACGGCCGAGCGCGCGCCCCAGGCCAGCTACGGCGGCCACCGGGTCATGGTGCTGCGCGACAGCGACGGGCAATGGATCGCCGTGGTGGGCATCGCGCTGGATGCCAAGCCGGGCCGGCACACCCTGCAAGTGCAAGGCGGCGCGCCGGTGGCGTTCCAGGTAGGCTCCAAAGAATACGCCGCACAGCACATCAAGCTGAAGAACCGCCGGCAGGTCACGCCCGACCCCGACGACCTCAAGCGCATCGAGCGCGAGCTCGATCTGCAACTGGCCGCCTACGCCGCCTTTCGCGACGGCGTCATTCCCAGCAACGTCATGCTCGATCCGCCCGTCAGCGGACGGCTGTCCAGCCCGTTCGGGCTGCGGCGTTTTTTCAACGGGCAAGAGCGCAACCCGCATTCGGGGCTGGACTTCGCCGTGCCGGCGGGCACGCCGGTCAGGGCGCCGGCGGCGGGTCGCGTGGTGCTGGTGGGCAACTATTTCTTCAATGGCAACACGGTGTTCGTCGACCACGGGCAGGGCTTCATCAGCATGTTCTGCCACTTGTCGTCCATCGACGTGAAGGTGGGTGACGAGGTGGCGCGCGGCGCCGTGGTTGGCAAGGTGGGCAGCACCGGCCGCGCCACCGGGCCGCACCTGCACTGGAACGTCAGCCTGAACGCCACGCGGGTCGATCCGGCCATTTTCATCGGCGCGGTCAAACGCCCGTAA
- the mog gene encoding molybdopterin adenylyltransferase: MSPSSQPVVRRHPDDLIVGLVSISDRASSGVYQDQGLPALRDWLGTAMSSSWQAVERLVPDEAAAISAALVELVDTCGCDLVLTTGGTGPARRDVTPEATLAVATKEMPGFGEQMRQVSLKFVPTAILSRQVAVIRETASHAALIINLPGQPKAIRETLEGLRDADGAVTVQGVFAAVPYCIDLIGGPYAETHEAVVKAFRPKSALRKPAA, encoded by the coding sequence ATGTCCCCCTCATCGCAGCCCGTTGTCCGCCGCCACCCCGACGACCTCATCGTGGGCCTGGTGTCCATTTCCGACCGCGCATCGTCGGGCGTCTACCAAGACCAGGGCCTGCCGGCGCTGCGCGACTGGCTGGGCACGGCCATGTCGTCGTCGTGGCAGGCCGTCGAGCGGCTGGTGCCTGACGAAGCCGCGGCCATTTCCGCGGCGCTGGTCGAGCTGGTAGACACCTGCGGCTGCGACCTGGTGCTGACCACCGGCGGCACCGGGCCGGCGCGCCGCGACGTAACGCCCGAGGCCACGCTGGCCGTGGCCACCAAGGAAATGCCCGGCTTCGGCGAACAGATGCGGCAGGTCAGCCTGAAGTTCGTACCCACCGCAATCCTGTCGCGCCAGGTGGCCGTCATTCGCGAAACCGCCAGCCACGCGGCGCTGATCATCAACCTGCCCGGCCAGCCCAAGGCCATCCGCGAAACCCTCGAAGGGCTGCGCGACGCCGACGGCGCCGTGACGGTGCAGGGCGTGTTCGCCGCCGTGCCTTACTGCATCGACCTCATCGGCGGCCCCTACGCCGAAACACACGAAGCCGTGGTCAAGGCCTTCCGTCCCAAGTCGGCGCTGCGCAAGCCCGCGGCCTGA
- a CDS encoding inorganic phosphate transporter, with protein MFHLFSGLDFWIGASLVLALAFVLAFEFINGFHDTANAVATVIYTKAMPPHLAVMLSGVFNFLGVLLGGVGVAYAIVHLLPVELLINVDTGQGLAMVFAMLTAAIAWNLGTWYFGIPASSSHTLIGSILGVGLANALLTDLPLGEGVNWNKAIDIGLSLVVSPVAGCVVAGCLLLLFKRWWPASKMHKTPEQRREIDSKKHPPFWNRLVLVLSAMGVSFVHGSNDGQKGIGLIMLVLIGIVPAQFVLNESSTTYQIDRTRDAATHLSAFYHRNQATLDDYLALSKSRDNGAELPKHFRCHPQLTLATIDALQADLRGVTRYSDLSPAKRVDIRRYLLCLDDTAKKVATLDGLQDRDRADLNQLRADLTATTEYAPLWVIVAVALALGAGTMVGWRRVVLTVGEKIGKQGMTYAQGMSAQLTAVAAIGMANVFSLPVSTTHVLSSGVAGTMIANKSGLHHGTIRTILLAWVLTLPASMLLAAGLFWLGVSIIG; from the coding sequence ATGTTCCATCTCTTCTCCGGCCTGGATTTCTGGATCGGCGCCAGCCTGGTCCTGGCCCTGGCTTTCGTCCTGGCCTTCGAATTCATCAACGGTTTTCATGACACCGCCAACGCGGTGGCCACTGTCATTTACACCAAGGCCATGCCGCCGCACCTGGCGGTGATGCTGTCGGGGGTGTTCAATTTCCTGGGCGTGCTGCTGGGCGGCGTGGGCGTCGCGTACGCCATCGTGCACCTGCTGCCGGTCGAGCTGCTGATCAACGTCGATACCGGGCAGGGGCTGGCCATGGTGTTCGCCATGCTGACGGCGGCCATTGCCTGGAACCTGGGCACCTGGTATTTCGGCATCCCGGCCTCCAGCTCGCACACCCTGATCGGCTCTATCCTGGGCGTGGGCCTGGCCAATGCGCTGCTGACCGACCTGCCGCTGGGCGAGGGCGTCAACTGGAACAAGGCCATCGACATCGGCCTGTCGCTGGTGGTCTCGCCCGTGGCGGGCTGTGTCGTGGCGGGTTGCCTGCTGCTGCTGTTCAAGCGCTGGTGGCCGGCCTCCAAGATGCACAAGACGCCGGAACAACGCCGCGAGATCGACTCGAAAAAACATCCGCCGTTCTGGAACCGCCTGGTGCTGGTGCTGTCGGCCATGGGCGTGAGCTTCGTGCACGGTTCGAACGACGGCCAGAAAGGCATCGGCCTGATCATGCTGGTGCTGATCGGCATCGTGCCCGCGCAATTCGTGCTGAACGAAAGCAGCACCACCTACCAGATCGACCGCACCCGCGATGCCGCCACGCACCTGTCGGCGTTCTACCATCGCAACCAGGCCACGCTGGACGACTACCTGGCGCTGTCCAAAAGCCGCGACAACGGCGCTGAACTGCCGAAGCACTTCCGCTGCCATCCCCAACTGACGCTGGCCACCATCGATGCCCTGCAGGCAGACCTGCGCGGCGTCACGCGCTACAGCGACCTGTCGCCCGCCAAGCGCGTCGACATCCGCCGCTATCTGCTGTGCCTGGACGACACGGCCAAGAAAGTGGCCACCCTGGATGGCCTGCAAGACCGCGACCGCGCCGACCTGAACCAGTTGCGCGCCGACCTGACCGCCACCACCGAATACGCGCCGCTGTGGGTGATCGTGGCCGTGGCCCTGGCGCTGGGCGCCGGCACCATGGTGGGCTGGCGCCGCGTGGTGCTGACCGTGGGCGAGAAAATCGGCAAGCAGGGCATGACCTACGCGCAGGGCATGTCGGCGCAGCTTACGGCCGTGGCCGCCATCGGCATGGCCAACGTGTTCAGCCTGCCCGTGTCCACCACGCACGTGCTGTCTTCAGGCGTGGCCGGCACCATGATCGCCAACAAAAGTGGCCTGCATCACGGCACCATCCGCACCATATTGCTGGCCTGGGTGCTGACGCTGCCGGCGTCGATGCTGCTGGCGGCCGGGTTGTTCTGGCTGGGCGTCAGCATTATCGGCTGA
- a CDS encoding AzlD domain-containing protein, producing the protein MMDGGLGFWGAVFAMAAITYLTRALPFVLSARSRLLRRLAEGSSLAALGPALLASIAVAVIVPDVMALQGMPQWLPYAGGLLATALAARRMANAGVAVIVGVAVYGTLLALCGAGG; encoded by the coding sequence ATGATGGACGGCGGCCTGGGGTTCTGGGGAGCAGTCTTTGCCATGGCGGCCATTACCTACCTGACGCGCGCCCTGCCGTTCGTGCTGTCGGCGCGCAGCCGGCTGCTGCGGCGCCTGGCCGAGGGCTCGTCGCTGGCGGCCCTGGGGCCCGCGCTGCTGGCGAGCATTGCCGTCGCGGTAATCGTGCCCGATGTCATGGCATTGCAGGGCATGCCGCAGTGGCTGCCCTATGCAGGCGGCTTGCTGGCCACCGCGCTGGCCGCGCGCCGCATGGCAAACGCGGGTGTGGCGGTGATCGTGGGGGTGGCGGTGTACGGGACGCTGCTGGCGCTGTGCGGCGCCGGCGGCTGA
- a CDS encoding AzlC family ABC transporter permease yields MNNPPPAPHPALPGGAGLAGMRACLPVMLGYFPVAVTFGIAGLATGLSPLQVVLISALVYAGASQFLLLASIKAGTPWLWVVALCSLLNARHLLYGPLLSRMLPQRLRARLQIAFLLTDEVFATAFNGIEQVAPEHRNRWMTLLGLGAWLTWIAGTAVGVYAGDGLERHYPMLSQAMRFALPALFLALVCQSTTRALRGPVIAALAVGAAFAAAGHTTLAILAGAAAGCACPRPRTEAA; encoded by the coding sequence ATGAACAATCCACCCCCAGCGCCGCATCCGGCCTTGCCGGGCGGGGCTGGCCTGGCTGGCATGCGGGCCTGCCTGCCCGTCATGCTCGGGTATTTTCCCGTAGCGGTCACCTTTGGCATCGCCGGCCTGGCCACCGGCCTGTCGCCACTGCAGGTGGTGCTGATTTCGGCGCTGGTCTACGCCGGCGCCAGCCAGTTCCTGCTGCTGGCCTCCATCAAGGCCGGCACGCCCTGGCTGTGGGTGGTGGCGTTGTGCTCCCTGCTGAATGCCCGGCACCTGCTGTACGGGCCGCTGCTGTCGCGCATGCTGCCGCAGCGGTTGCGGGCACGCCTGCAAATCGCCTTCCTGCTTACCGACGAAGTATTCGCCACCGCGTTCAACGGCATCGAGCAGGTGGCGCCGGAGCATCGCAATCGCTGGATGACGCTGCTGGGCCTGGGCGCCTGGCTGACCTGGATCGCCGGCACTGCCGTGGGCGTGTACGCGGGCGACGGCCTGGAGCGCCACTATCCGATGCTGTCGCAGGCGATGCGCTTTGCTTTGCCGGCCCTGTTCCTGGCGCTGGTGTGCCAAAGCACCACCCGCGCGCTGCGCGGGCCGGTCATCGCCGCGCTGGCGGTGGGGGCGGCGTTCGCCGCGGCCGGCCACACCACCCTGGCGATTCTGGCGGGGGCCGCCGCGGGTTGCGCCTGCCCGCGGCCGCGCACGGAGGCGGCATGA
- a CDS encoding GNAT family N-acetyltransferase, with product MLDIIDADFNNPAHGEMVVALLDEYARGPMGGGEALSDYSRANLAAELARRPTAGALVALYDGMPAGLAIYFEGFSSFACKPLLNLHDFMVSERYRRLGIAQRLLEALEGVAARRGCCKITLEVLQGNEPAKALYRKIGYQGYELAGDTGQAMFWQKKLAA from the coding sequence GTGCTGGACATCATCGACGCCGACTTCAACAACCCCGCCCACGGCGAGATGGTCGTGGCGCTGCTGGACGAATACGCGCGCGGCCCCATGGGCGGCGGCGAGGCCCTGTCCGACTACTCGCGCGCCAATCTGGCCGCCGAACTGGCGCGCCGCCCCACCGCGGGCGCGCTGGTGGCCCTGTACGACGGCATGCCGGCCGGCCTGGCCATCTACTTCGAAGGCTTCTCTTCCTTCGCCTGCAAGCCCTTGCTGAACCTGCACGATTTCATGGTTTCGGAACGCTACCGGCGCCTGGGCATCGCCCAGCGCCTGCTCGAAGCGCTGGAAGGCGTGGCCGCGCGCCGCGGCTGCTGCAAAATCACGCTCGAAGTACTGCAAGGCAACGAGCCGGCCAAGGCGCTGTATCGCAAAATCGGCTACCAGGGTTACGAGCTGGCGGGCGACACCGGGCAGGCCATGTTCTGGCAAAAGAAGCTGGCGGCCTGA
- a CDS encoding DinB family protein has product MPTVADIRLLADYNAWMNQRVYQAAALPAANAAAPRGAFFGSLLGTLNHIAVGDILWLKRFATHPAGYTALAPVTALPMPEGLDRLLRPDLAGLQALRRELDQAIVAWAGQLAEPDLAHVLAYTNSRGIASRRDFGGVILHFFNHQTHHRGQATTLLSQAGIDIGATDLLLRVPELPAAAPNSESPA; this is encoded by the coding sequence ATGCCCACCGTTGCCGACATCCGCCTGCTGGCCGACTACAACGCCTGGATGAACCAGCGCGTCTACCAGGCCGCCGCCCTGCCCGCTGCCAACGCCGCCGCGCCGCGCGGCGCGTTTTTCGGCTCGCTGCTGGGCACGCTGAACCACATCGCGGTGGGCGACATCCTGTGGCTCAAGCGCTTTGCCACGCATCCGGCCGGCTACACGGCGCTGGCCCCCGTCACCGCGCTACCCATGCCCGAAGGGCTGGACCGCCTGCTGCGCCCCGACCTGGCCGGCCTGCAGGCGCTGCGCCGCGAACTCGACCAGGCCATCGTCGCCTGGGCGGGGCAGCTGGCCGAACCCGACCTGGCCCATGTGCTGGCCTACACCAACTCCCGCGGCATTGCATCGCGGCGCGATTTCGGCGGCGTGATCCTGCATTTCTTCAATCACCAGACCCATCACCGCGGGCAGGCCACTACACTGCTCAGCCAGGCCGGCATCGACATCGGCGCCACCGACCTGCTACTGCGCGTGCCCGAACTGCCGGCCGCCGCCCCCAACAGCGAGTCTCCAGCATGA